The following coding sequences lie in one Rutidosis leptorrhynchoides isolate AG116_Rl617_1_P2 chromosome 4, CSIRO_AGI_Rlap_v1, whole genome shotgun sequence genomic window:
- the LOC139841239 gene encoding uncharacterized protein produces MSSTYDNFITIQPPSAGTLPHPPRRRRRRPRSGRRRRPSHVEPAAATTDGVGGSSFRLSDSDAQSSARLDSSVAGDECGSSGIFSYNHSRIESSSDEIDLESGELEMKVHFLGKNDKQCRICHLNFEVNGGGGGGDSSVDYDGDDGGGGDGGGPIELGCSCKGDLGTAHKQCAETWFKIKGNMTCEICGAIAQNVGGDQTNETSNTNNDTEPVDRSATAPRVGPTEARSFWQGRRIMNVLLGFMVLAFIVSWLFHFKVLP; encoded by the exons ATGTCTTCAACATACGACAATTTCATTACCATCCAACCACCTTCTGCCGGAACTTTACCTCATCCACCTCGCCGGAGACGTCGCCGTCCTCGTTCTGGCCGTCGCCGGCGCCCTTCTCATGTCGAACCAGCTGCCGCAACTACAGACGGCGTCGGCGGCAGTAGCTTTAGACTATCCGATTCCGACGCGCAGTCGTCGGCGCGTCTTGATTCGTCAGTTGCCGGAGATGAATGTGGATCTTCTGGAATCTTCTCGTATAATCATAGTCGTATTGAATCTTCCTCCGATGAAATTGATTTGGAGAGTGGTGAATTGGAAATGAAAGTGCATTTTTTAGGGAAGAATGATAAGCAgtgtagaatttgtcatttgaATTTTGAAGTtaacggtggtggtggtggtggtgattcgtCGGTTGATTACGACGGTGATGACGGCGGAGGTGGTGACGGTGGTGGCCCGATTGAGTTAGGGTGTAGTTGTAAAGGGGATCTGGGAACTGCTCATAAACAATGTGCTGAAACTTGGTTTAAAATCAAAGGAAATAT GACTTGCGAGATATGTGGTGCCATAGCGCAAAATGTCGGTGGGGATCAGACAAATGAGACAAGCAACACCAACAATGATACTGAGCCAGTGGATCGATCAGCCACTGCACCCAGGGTGGGTCCTACCGAGGCACGTTCGTTTTGGCAGGGTCGCAGAATCATGAATGTCTTGCTGGGTTTCATGGTACTTGCATTTATCGTTTCTTGGCTCTTTCACTTTAAAGTGTTGCCTTAA
- the LOC139904368 gene encoding tubulin beta-2 chain-like: MREILHIQGGQCGNQIGAKFWEVVCAEHGIDVTGKYTGDSELQLERINVYYNEASGGRFVPRAVLMDLEPGTMDSLRSGAYGQIFRPDNFVFGQSGAGNNWAKGHYTEGAELIDSVLDVVRKEAENCDCLQGFQVCHSLGGGTGSGMGTLLISKIREEYPDRMMMTFSVFPSPKVSDTVVEPYNATLSVHQLVENADECMVLDNEALYDICFRTLKLTTPSFGDLNHLISATMSGVTCCLRFPGQLNSDLRKLAVNLIPFPRLHFFMVGFAPLTSRGSQQYRALTVPELTQQMWDAKNMMCAADPRHGRYLTASAIYRGKMSTKEVDEQMLNVQNKNSSYFVEWIPNNVKSTVCDIPPTGLKMASTFIGNSTSIQEMFRRVSEQFTAMFRRKAFLHWYTGEGMDEMEFTEAESNMNDLVSEYQQYQDATADEEGEYEEEEEYDEA, translated from the exons ATGAGAGAAATCTTACATATTCAAGGAGGACAGTGCGGAAACCAGATCGGAGCAAAGTTTTGGGAGGTAGTGTGTGCGGAACACGGAATCGACGTCACCGGAAAGTACACCGGAGATTCAGAGTTACAGCTCGAGAGAATCAACGTCTATTACAATGAAGCGAGTGGTGGAAGGTTTGTTCCACGCGCCGTGCTTATGGATCTGGAGCCAGGAACGATGGACAGTCTCAGATCTGGAGCGTACGGACAGATCTTCAGGCCTGATAACTTTGTGTTTGGTCAATCTGGTGCTGGTAATAATTGGGCGAAAGGACATTATACTGAAGGTGCTGAGTTGATTGATTCAGTTTTGGATGTTGTTAGGAAGGAAGCTGAGAACTGTGATTGCTTACAAG GATTTCAGGTTTGTCATTCTCTTGGAGGTGGAACGGGATCCGGGATGGGTACCCTTTTGATCTCAAAGATCAGGGAAGAGTATCCTGACCGTATGATGATGACCTTTTCTGTATTCCCATCACCAAAGGTGTCCGACACTGTTGTTGAGCCTTACAATGCCACCTTGTCTGTCCACCAACTTGTTGAAAATGCTGATGAGTGTATGGTTCTTGATAATGAAGCTTTGTATGATATTTGTTTCAGAACACTCAAACTGACCACCCCAAGTT TTGGTGATCTAAATCATCTCATATCTGCAACCATGTCTGGAGTGACTTGCTGTCTAAGGTTTCCCGGACAACTCAACTCCGATCTACGAAAGCTTGCTGTGAATCTCATCCCGTTCCCGCGTCTCCACTTTTTCATGGTTGGTTTTGCTCCTCTCACTTCACGTGGGTCCCAGCAGTACCGTGCTCTCACAGTCCCTGAGCTCACCCAGCAGATGTGGGATGCCAAGAACATGATGTGTGCTGCTGACCCACGACACGGGCGATACTTGACCGCATCCGCCATCTACCGTGGTAAAATGAGCACCAAAGAAGTTGACGAGCAGATGCTTAACGTCCAGAACAAGAACTCGTCTTACTTTGTTGAGTGGATCCCGAACAACGTTAAGTCCACCGTTTGTGACATCCCACCAACTGGTTTGAAAATGGCATCAACATTCATTGGAAACTCGACCTCCATTCAAGAGATGTTTAGGCGTGTGAGTGAACAGTTTACTGCTATGTTCAGGCGAAAGGCTTTTCTGCATTGGTACACGGGTGAAGGTATGGACGAAATGGAGTTTACAGAGGCAGAGAGCAACATGAACGATTTGGTTTCGGAGTATCAGCAGTATCAGGATGCGACTGCTGATGAGGAGGGAGAGTATGAGGAGGAGGAGGAGTACGATGAGGCCTAA